Genomic window (Sulfurovum sp. NBC37-1):
CAACGGCACTGCTCTGCAGCATCGCAGGAAAAAGCGGAAGTGTGCAGGGGTTGGAGAGGGTAGAGAGTCTTGTCGAAGTGGGAAAGCACAATCTTTCAAAGTTCGATTTCGGTCCCCACTGCAGCATTCAAAAGGCGGGAAAAGCGCTGGGAAGGCCGGGTGAGACCTTCGACAGAATACTGGTCTCTGCCAGCAGCAGTGAGATACCAGAGGAACTTTTTACCCAGTTGAAAACGGGTGGTGTACTGGTCATTCCGGTGAGAAACTCCATCTTCCGTTTCAGAAAGCTCTCTGACGGCAGCATCTCCAAAGAGGAGTACCCTGGATTCCGTTTCGTACCGCTGATCTATTGATTATCTCGGATTATTTTACCGATTCTGCGATCAGGTAGATTGCTACACCGTAGTTGGCCGAGTTGTTGTAGCGTGTGAGCACTCTGAAGTTGGTTGTTCCCAGCCAGAGGTCGTCATGTGTTCTGTTGCGTGTTTTGACGAGATAGGCTTTATTCCATGGGAAAGGCTGTGCAGGAGTGACCCCCGCCTTTCTAATGGTACTCATGGGAAGCATACGTTTATGAGAGGTACGCAGCCGCGTAAAACGTTTGCCGCCTTTGTATCTGGCAGGAATGACGGCGGGCATTCCTTTTTCCCACCGGTTCTTGTGCATGAAGGATGCGATCGAGCCTATACAGTCCTCTATATCCCATACACTGGCACCGTCACCGTCGAAATCCCTATTGAAGCGGCGGGCGACCGAAGGGACCTGCTGCACACAGCCCATAGCTCCGGCAAAGGAACCCTGCAGTTTTGTAATGTCGTACTTCTTTTCCCTGGCAAAGAGAAAGA
Coding sequences:
- a CDS encoding protein-L-isoaspartate O-methyltransferase family protein, whose protein sequence is MKNMQELIDSMIVGGALRTPRIIEAFKKVDRKNFIPESFGEYIYIDAPLPIGNDQTISQPSTVAFMLELLEPYEDERILDIGSGSGWTTALLCSIAGKSGSVQGLERVESLVEVGKHNLSKFDFGPHCSIQKAGKALGRPGETFDRILVSASSSEIPEELFTQLKTGGVLVIPVRNSIFRFRKLSDGSISKEEYPGFRFVPLIY